GAACGCATCGAGGATCTGCCCTACGAGGGTTCGCTGTTCGGCGTGCTCGGCACCGACCAGTCGGCCACCTTGCTGGCCTACGGCCTGCGCGGCCACCTGTTCCGTTCCACCGACTTCGGTGATAGCTGGCAGCAGGTCAAACTCAATACGCCGAACAATGGTCCGCTGGAGTTCGGTCTGGCCGATGGCGCGCTGCTCAATGATGGCAACGTCGCTGTGGTAGGGCACGGTGGCACCGTGTTGCGCAGCAAGGATCACGGTCAGACTTTCAGCCTGATCAACCGTCCCGACCGCCTTTCGCTGGCCGGGGTAGCTGCACTGGATAACGGCAACCTGATCCTGGTGGGGCAGGGCGGCGTTCACCTCGCCGCCTCGACTGGCGCCGATCTGGGCCAACAATAACAAGCCGGGAGCCTTTGCATGACCAAGCACCAACAACAGCCTGCTTCCTTCCTTGAACGGCTGATTTTCAACAATCGCCCGGCGGTGATCCTGATCTGCCTGCTGATCAGCATCTTCCTGTTCTATCAGGCTGCCCAGGTACGCCCGCAGACCAGTTTCGAGAAGATGATTCCGCTGGGGCACCCCTATATTCAGAAGATGCTCGAACACCGTAATGACCTGGCCAACCTGGGTAACACGGTGCGCATCTCGGTGGAAGCCACCGATGGTGACATCTTCAGCAAGGAATACATGGAAACGCTGCGGCAGATCAATGACGAGGCGTTCTACATTCCTGGCGTCGACCGCTCCGGTCTGAAGTCGCTGTGGAGTCCGAGCGTGCGCTGGACCGAAGTGACCGAAGAGGGCTTCGCCGGCGGCGAAGTGATCCCGCAGACCTACGACGGTTCTGCAGACAGCCTTGAGGATCTGCGTAGCAACATCCTCAAGTCCGGTCAGATCGGTCGCCTGGTGGCGAACAACTTCAAGTCCAGCATCGTCGATATTCCGCTGCTCGAGTCCTACCCGGACCCGAATGATCAGAGCAAGCTGATCAAGCTGGACTACCAGAAGTTCTCTCACGAGCTTGAAGACAAGATTCGCCAGAAGTACGAGGCGCAGAATCCCAACGTCAAGGTGCATATCATCGGCTTCGCCAAGAAGGTCGGTGATCTCATCGATGGCCTGATCGGTGTGGCGCTGTTCTTTGCCGTGGCCATTGGCATCACCTTCGTGCTGCTGCTGTGGTTCACCCACTGCGTCAAGAGCACCTTGGCGGTGCTGGTCACCACGCTGGTCGCGGTGATCTGGCAGCTGGGCTTGCTGCACACCCTGGGCTTCGGTCTCGATCCCTATTCGATGCTGGTGCCATTCCTGGTATTTGCCATCGGCATCTCCCATGGCGTGCAGAAGATCAACGGCATCGCCATGGCATCGGGTGAGGCGACCGATGCACTCTCCGCCGCGCGCATGGCGTTCCGCCAACTGTTCATCCCGGGGCTGGTGGCGCTGCTGTCCGACGCAGTTGGCTTCGTTACCCTGCTGCTGATCGATATCGGCGTGATCCGCGAACTGGCCATCGGCGCATCGATGGGTGTGGCGGTGATCATCCTCACCAACCTGATCCTGCTGCCGGTCGTGATTTCCTATATCGGTATCGGCAACCGTGCGGTGAAGAAGAGCCGCGAGGAGGCTGCCAAGGATCATCCGGTCTGGCGCGCCATTTCCAACTTCGCCCATCCGATGGTGGCACCGATCTCCGTTGTCGTTGCCGTGGTGGCGCTGGCTGGTGGTGTCTGGTACGGGCAGAACCTGAAGATCGGCGACCTCGATCAGGGCGCGCCGGAACTGCATCCGGACTCGCGCTACAACCTGGACAATGACTTCGTCATCCGCAACTACTCGACCAGTTCCGACGTGCTGGTAGTCATGATCAAGACCGGCCCCGAAGGCTGCTCTACCTATGACAGCCTGGCCGCCATGGACGAGCTGATGTGGAAGATGGAGAACACCGAGGGCGTGCAGTCGGCCATCTCCATGGTCACCGTGTCCAAGCAGGTGATCAAGGGCATGAACGAGGGCAACCTGAAATGGGAAACCCTGTCGCGTAACCAGGACGTACTGAACAACTCCATTGCCCGTGCCGAAGGCCTGTACAACGCCGACTGCTCGGTGGCGCCGGTGCTGGTGTTCCTCGAAGACCACAAGGCCGAGACCCTGTCGCGCGCCGTGGCTGCGGCTGAAGAGTTCTCTGCGCAGCACACCACTGACGACCTTCAGGTGGTACTGGCTGCCGGTAACGCCGGTATCGAAGCCGCGACCAACGAGGTAATCGCCGAGTCCGAGACCACCATGCTGATCGCCGTCTACGCGGCGGTGAGCATCATGTGTCTGCTGACCTTCCGCTCGCTGGCTGCGACCCTCTGCGTGATCCTGCCACTGGTGTTGACCTCGGTGCTGGGTAACGCGCTGATGGCTTTCATGGGTATCGGTGTGAAGGTCGCCACGCTGCCGGTGATCGCATTGGGTGTGGGTATCGGTGTCGACTATGGCATCTACATCTACAGCCGTCTGGAGACTTACCTGCGCCAGGGTATGCCGCTGCAGGAAGCCTACTACGAGACGCTGAAGTCTACCGGTAAGGCGGTACTGTTCACCGGCGTTTGCCTGGCCATCGGTGTGGCGACCTGGATCTTCTCGGCGATCAAGTTCCAGGCCGACATGGGCTTGATGCTGACCTTCATGTTCCTGTGGAACATGATCGGTGCGATCTGGCTGCTGCCGGCCCTGGCTCGTTTCCTGATCAACACCGAGAAAATGCGCGCCAAGGCTTGATGCCTATCGCGTAGAACGAAAACCGCGGTCCTTGGGTCGCGGTTTTTTTATGGGCTATCGGTATGTTTCCGCTGTGCGCTTTGTAGGAGCCAGTTTGCTGGCGATCATTGCAGCCATAGGGTGTATCGCCGGCAAGCTACAGTTCTGTGGGGCCACTGCAATCCGTAGGCGCTTGCCACGTTGGCGTTGTCGCCGTGATCCGAACGCGCAGCGTGGGGTTCGCTTCGATGCCCGCGAGAGCAGCGCTAGCGTGGATACAGCGGCGGCAGCGCGCTGCTTTCCTGCGGCGCAGTGCTTGGTTCCTGTGTGGCGGGCAGGTTGCGAATCGCCTTCCACAGCTCCTCGCCTTGCCACTGTTGGCCAACTTCGCTGTACAGCGCGCCATTAAGACCGTCCAGGGCGTCAGACAGCGGCACGTAGCGTGCGGCCATATCGGCGAGGGTTTCCGGTTGCTGACGGGCCCAGGCGTCGAGTGCATGGCGCGTGGCCTGGGCATCGCCGGCCTGGCAGGCCCGCTTGATGTCGTCGAGCAGCGTGCGCGGGCTGGGGCCGCTCTGTGCCGCGCGCTGGATCGCCGGTTGCCGGCGGGCATGCCACCACAAGCCGAAGCCGAGCAGCGTGGTTACGCTCAAGAGCGCGCAGGCCAACTGCCAGGGCCACAGGTTCGGCCCCTCGATCACCTGGGTCGTCACCATCGGTGTATTGGGTTGTTCATCGTTCTGCAGTTGCGGGTTTGCCGCGACCTTCAACGTGCGGGCGGAGAGGGTGGTGCGCTCCAGTGTGTCGGTCTGGGTGTTCCACCACAGCACTTCCAGAGGCGGCAGGTCGAAACTGCCGCTGCGATTGGGCACCAGCGCCTCGCGTTCCTCGCGGGTGCCGATGATGCCCGTTTCGCTCTTCTGGTCGCTCATCTGCGGCTGATCCGGGTAGCGGCGCAGGCCATCGACCTGGGTCGCCGGCAATGGCGGCAGCTGGGCACTGGAAAGTCCGTCGACCTTGAGAATCAGGCGGCGGGTCAGTGAGTCGCCGACCTGGCTCTGCTCCGGTTGCGGGTTCCAGGTTTCCGCCAGGCCCAGTGCACGTGCAGGCAGCCAGGGCGCGTCAGGCGGGTAGTCAGCCGGCTTGGGTTTGACCAGCAGCGGAATGTCGGGGGACTTGACCCGTGAGACCTTGCCGGTGCGCGGCCCGAATGGCAGGAAGTCGGTACTGCGCGAGCGGTCGACCAGGGTGGCGCTGAAGGTCTGTCCGGGAATCACCAGCTCGCCGCTGCGTTGCGGGTAGATGGCGTACTGCAGTTCGATCACGCCGTGCAGCACGCCGCCGATGCTCTTTTCGTAAGTGCGCGGTTCGCCCAGTTGTTCGACGCGGGCATCGGGCAACCGCAGCGGCGTCAGGCTGCTGTCGTCGTACATAGACACCGAGTGGTAGATGCGCAGGGTCAGCACCGACTGAGCCTGGACGTAGACGTTGTCCTGATCGAGGCTGGCATCGATGAATACCGGTGCCAGTTGTTCGCCATCGCCTGCGCTGACGGCTGCCTCGACATTCAGCGTGATTGGCAGGGTTTCGGCGTCTTCAAGGCGGATTGCCGGGATTGTCACCTCGCCGTTGCGGCGCGGCTGCAGGGTGAGGATCCAGCGAGTGCTGGCGCGCGGTGCATCGCCGATGCTGCTCAGACGGTTGACCTGGCGACTGCCAAGTACCTCGAAGTCTTTCTCCAGCGGGCTCAGGTCGGGTCGACCGAAGCGGGTCGGGTCAGTCGACTCCAGCGTCAGTACCACGGTTTCGCCTTCGCTCAGGCGAGTGCGGTCGACGCTGGCGAAAAAGGCTTCGGCATGGGCCTGCCCCGCGAGCACTAGAAGAAGCAGGAAGACCAGACGCTTCATCGGTTCGAGTCCTGACGCTGTTGCTGTTCATACCAGAATTTGCGCCGCAGCAGCTCCGCCGGGTCGTCCGGGATCTGCCGCAGCCATTGTTCCAGCGCTTGCCGACGTTCTGCCGCGGTGCCCAGGTCGGCTTCCGTGCGGGGTTGCTCAACGGGCTCTGCATCGTCCGGGGAGGCACTGTCGGTGTGGCTGTCGGGTTGGCTGTCTTCCCCGGCGCCATTCGCGCTGCCCTGTACTGCGCTGCTCTCGCTGTTTTCACCGCTACTGCTCGGCTGGGTAGGCTGTGCAGCGGTGCTGTCGGCGGGCTGGCCGGCCGTGGATTCCTTCGGCTCGGCCTGATCGTCGTCGGGTGCTTGCTGCTCGGCCGAGTCACCCTCGCCGGATTGCTGCTGATTCTCGCGTTGGCGCAGCGCTTCTTCCACCAGGGCCTTGTTGTGCTGCGCGGCAGCCAGCTCCGGTTGGCGTTCCAGGGCCTGCTCATAGGCATCCAGCGCCGCTTCCAGTTCACCGGCCTTGGCCAGGGCGTTACCGCGATTGTAGTGATCGATGGCGCTGTCGCCCTTGGCGAAACGCTCTGCGGCGGCAGAGTAATCCTCGGCTTCATAGAGAGCCTTGCCTTGCCACTGCGGATCGACGAAGCGTTGGGCGGCTTCGTCAGGGCGTTGTGCTTCCAGCAGGCGCTGGCCCTGCTGATCGCGGCGCAGCCAGAGGTCGTCGAATTCGAAGGCCTGGCTGTTTTGTGGCGGCAGCATCAGCAGCAGTGGCAGGCAGAACAGCCAGCCGCGGCGCCCGGCGCAGGCGGCCAGCAATAGCAGTGGCAGCAGCAGCCAGTAGCCCTGGTCGATATGGCTGTCGAGCAAGGTCGGCTCACCTGCCGCGCGCATTGCCTGTGGGCCATCGAGCAGGCTCAGGCGGCGCAGGTCGTCGTCGTCCAGGCGGATCGTCGCATAGCGACCGCCATGGGCCTCGGCGGTTTCCCGCAGGCCGCGTGCATCCAGGCGCGGAATGAGGATGGCGCCGCGCGAGTCCTTGAGGAAGCTACCGTCCTCTTGCACCACTGGTGCGCCTTCGCGACTGCCCACGCCGAGCACCAGCAGCGGTACCGAGCGTTTCTCCAATGCCTGCTGGATACCGCTGCGTTCCTCGTCATCGAGGGCGCTGGTGATCAGTAGCAGGCGGCCCTGGCCCAGCTGTGCCTGGTCGAGCAGTTGCAGCGCGCGCGCGACGGCCAGATCGGCGCGTCGGCCCGGCTCCGGCATCAGCGACGGTTTCAGCGCTTCAAGCAGGTTGCGGCTGGTGGCCAGGTCATCGGACAGCGGCACCAGGCTGTGGGCGCTGCCGGCGTAAACGATGATTGCCGTCTGCGCGTCGCGACGGGCTTCGAGCAGGTCGAGCAGCTTGCGCCGAGCCTGCTCCAGGCGATTGGGCCGGCCGTCGGTTGCGAGCATCTGCGGCGTCAGTTCGAGCAGGATCAATAGTGGGTCGGCAGGCTTCTGGTTGCTCTGCTCGACGCGCTGCCAACTG
The genomic region above belongs to Pseudomonas sediminis and contains:
- a CDS encoding BatD family protein, giving the protein MKRLVFLLLLVLAGQAHAEAFFASVDRTRLSEGETVVLTLESTDPTRFGRPDLSPLEKDFEVLGSRQVNRLSSIGDAPRASTRWILTLQPRRNGEVTIPAIRLEDAETLPITLNVEAAVSAGDGEQLAPVFIDASLDQDNVYVQAQSVLTLRIYHSVSMYDDSSLTPLRLPDARVEQLGEPRTYEKSIGGVLHGVIELQYAIYPQRSGELVIPGQTFSATLVDRSRSTDFLPFGPRTGKVSRVKSPDIPLLVKPKPADYPPDAPWLPARALGLAETWNPQPEQSQVGDSLTRRLILKVDGLSSAQLPPLPATQVDGLRRYPDQPQMSDQKSETGIIGTREEREALVPNRSGSFDLPPLEVLWWNTQTDTLERTTLSARTLKVAANPQLQNDEQPNTPMVTTQVIEGPNLWPWQLACALLSVTTLLGFGLWWHARRQPAIQRAAQSGPSPRTLLDDIKRACQAGDAQATRHALDAWARQQPETLADMAARYVPLSDALDGLNGALYSEVGQQWQGEELWKAIRNLPATQEPSTAPQESSALPPLYPR
- a CDS encoding efflux RND transporter permease subunit, translated to MTKHQQQPASFLERLIFNNRPAVILICLLISIFLFYQAAQVRPQTSFEKMIPLGHPYIQKMLEHRNDLANLGNTVRISVEATDGDIFSKEYMETLRQINDEAFYIPGVDRSGLKSLWSPSVRWTEVTEEGFAGGEVIPQTYDGSADSLEDLRSNILKSGQIGRLVANNFKSSIVDIPLLESYPDPNDQSKLIKLDYQKFSHELEDKIRQKYEAQNPNVKVHIIGFAKKVGDLIDGLIGVALFFAVAIGITFVLLLWFTHCVKSTLAVLVTTLVAVIWQLGLLHTLGFGLDPYSMLVPFLVFAIGISHGVQKINGIAMASGEATDALSAARMAFRQLFIPGLVALLSDAVGFVTLLLIDIGVIRELAIGASMGVAVIILTNLILLPVVISYIGIGNRAVKKSREEAAKDHPVWRAISNFAHPMVAPISVVVAVVALAGGVWYGQNLKIGDLDQGAPELHPDSRYNLDNDFVIRNYSTSSDVLVVMIKTGPEGCSTYDSLAAMDELMWKMENTEGVQSAISMVTVSKQVIKGMNEGNLKWETLSRNQDVLNNSIARAEGLYNADCSVAPVLVFLEDHKAETLSRAVAAAEEFSAQHTTDDLQVVLAAGNAGIEAATNEVIAESETTMLIAVYAAVSIMCLLTFRSLAATLCVILPLVLTSVLGNALMAFMGIGVKVATLPVIALGVGIGVDYGIYIYSRLETYLRQGMPLQEAYYETLKSTGKAVLFTGVCLAIGVATWIFSAIKFQADMGLMLTFMFLWNMIGAIWLLPALARFLINTEKMRAKA
- a CDS encoding VWA domain-containing protein; this encodes MSLLWPEWLRPLWLLAAPLLAWLLWRLWHRERQSGRWQLLLPPVFHQALLKGGSGRSSKLPWLALGLAWLLAVLALLGPSWQRVEQSNQKPADPLLILLELTPQMLATDGRPNRLEQARRKLLDLLEARRDAQTAIIVYAGSAHSLVPLSDDLATSRNLLEALKPSLMPEPGRRADLAVARALQLLDQAQLGQGRLLLITSALDDEERSGIQQALEKRSVPLLVLGVGSREGAPVVQEDGSFLKDSRGAILIPRLDARGLRETAEAHGGRYATIRLDDDDLRRLSLLDGPQAMRAAGEPTLLDSHIDQGYWLLLPLLLLAACAGRRGWLFCLPLLLMLPPQNSQAFEFDDLWLRRDQQGQRLLEAQRPDEAAQRFVDPQWQGKALYEAEDYSAAAERFAKGDSAIDHYNRGNALAKAGELEAALDAYEQALERQPELAAAQHNKALVEEALRQRENQQQSGEGDSAEQQAPDDDQAEPKESTAGQPADSTAAQPTQPSSSGENSESSAVQGSANGAGEDSQPDSHTDSASPDDAEPVEQPRTEADLGTAAERRQALEQWLRQIPDDPAELLRRKFWYEQQQRQDSNR